The proteins below come from a single Chiloscyllium punctatum isolate Juve2018m chromosome 18, sChiPun1.3, whole genome shotgun sequence genomic window:
- the LOC140489146 gene encoding uncharacterized protein has product MQLCCTYITVIEAESGGSSTTDKPEKIRIIETTDLEKTFEIETGYGEANAWMEWVKYTVRSMKKSDCYACTSARPNPQVVPFPLGWEKHPRAMDCMIRLYQDREAWNDPTCRPLSLKFPPVRSEGAPRPPSFSGVTGTHQACVSRTGLQWDDDVGTFDKCSGSIRLVNETTGGGNYSHIHVPRADLWWYCGGRVLRPTLPRKWTGICAIVQLAIPFTLAFEKQERPRSSGRTERALETSFDDNIYLDAIGVPRGVPDEYKARNQIAAGFESSLFWWVTINKNVDWINYIYYNQQRFINYTRDAVKGIAEQLDATSRMAWENRLALDMMLAEKGGVCVMIGTQCCTFIPNNTAPDGSITRALDGLTTLADELAENSGIDSGLTDWLEAWFGKWTGVVVPFLVSCIVVAGVLTALGCCVIPCIRGLTQRLIETALTKKDVPYGQVERINLEMEQRESLLGGGSIREGQFDEQARELLNALEKKLTVEKLQAVRKDTGDL; this is encoded by the coding sequence atgcagctgtgctgcacgtatatcacggtcattgaagctgagtctgggggctcatccaccactgataagccggaaaagattagaataattgagacaacggatttggaaaagacctttgaaatagaaacgggatacggggaggcgaatgcctggatggaatgggtcaaatatactgtgaggagcatgaaaaagagtgattgctacgcatgcacgagtgcccgccctaaccctcaggtggtcccattcccgctgggatgggagaaacacccacgagccatggactgcatgataaggctgtaccaggaccgagaggcctggaacgaccccacttgtcgacccttgagtttgaagtttccccccgtcaggtctgagggggcgccccgcccgccatcattctcaggggtaacgggtacgcaccaggcctgcgtctctcggacgggactacagtgggacgacgatgtggggacatttgacaagtgcagcggatcaatccggctggtcaatgaaactaccgggggcgggaattactcccacattcatgtacctagggcagacctctggtggtactgtggtgggagggttctgcgaccgaccctgccccgaAAATGGACGGGCatttgtgcgatcgttcaattggccatcccattcaccctggcattcgaaaaacaagagcgaccccgttctagtggaagaactgagagagctttggagacctctttcgatgataacatatatttagatgccataggggtccccaggggtgttcctgacgaatacaaggctaggaaccagatagcggcgggttttgagtcgtcactgttctggtgggtgaccatcaataagaatgtggattggattaattatatttactacaatcagcagaggttcattaattatacccgggatgcagtgaaaggaatagcagaacaactggacgccactagtaggatggcgtgggaaaataggttggccttagacatgatgttggcagagaaggggggtgtttgtgtcatgataggcactcagtgctgcactttcatccccaacaacacagcccctgatgggtccatcacccgcgccctggatggactcaccacattggcggacgaactggccgaaaactcgggcatcgactctggcctcacagactggttggaagcttggttcggtaaatggacgggggtggtcgtcccctttcttgtctcatgtatagtggtggcaggagtactcactgcccttgggtgttgcgttattccctgtatccggggattaactcaacgactgatcgaaaccgcccttactaagaaggatgttccctatgggcaggttgaacgaataaatctcgagatggaacaacgtgaatccctcttgggcgggggtagtattagagaagggcagtttgatgaacaagctcgggagttattaaatgccctggagaagaaacttacggttgaaaaattacaggccgtaagaaaagacacgggggatttgtag